The Aspergillus fumigatus Af293 chromosome 7, whole genome shotgun sequence genome includes the window GTTAGATGTTAGTGAGATGGACATAAGCCGCGCAGGAGGCCGACTGTTAATGTTCCATGATAGAGGGATTCGTAGTTGGGAGGGCACCAGTAGCCACAACAGCGTGGATATTTGCATTCACCTAGTCGAAATTGATCCTTGTGTGGTGTGATCTCATGTCTTCGAGCCATTTATTGCAAATAAGAGAGTTGCCTAATCAGGAGAGTTTATTAAAAGTCACGCCGGTCACAGCTCAGCCTTGCGATTGACACGAGGCCATAGGAAAGAAGGGAAGCCTCGGGCGTCTGCACAGCCCCCAGTAAGCCCAGGCCAGCATCGCAGGTTGCAGGACGTCGATTCATGATAGCCCAGTATATAGTACGAAGCATTTTAACAACTTATAATATCCATTACTCGGTACCATGCACATCGTTCAGCCTCGTATAGGCGACAGTGCCTTGTGCCCCGTCCATGATATCCCTGAGTAATGATGAATATATAAATCACAATCGGTCTCTTCAAACACGCAAACTAGAAGAGTAAACCATTCATTACTAGTCAATATAGGCCAAAATACCAGCCGACCAGTTCAACTGGAGATCTTttgtcctctttgacaaaTTTACTATTCAATCCTTCAATATCTACACGCTCACCATGTGCTTCGGTCTATGCGAGTACGACGACGAAAGATATAGTCCTCCTCGGCGATCCAACTACCCAGGGTACAACTACTCTGGTCCAAACAACTGCAACTACAATTACGGCTATGATAACGTGAGACACCGAAGTGGACGTCGTCACCATGGACTTTTTGCCACTATGCCAGCAGAGGTAGGCGGCAGCGCTGCCggttgtggaggaggaggaggaggttgcggtggtggtggtggtggtggtggcggcggGGGTGGGGGTGGTTGCTGAATCTTCGAGTTGAATACGGTTGAATGTCTCTCATGTTTGGATTTATATTACTACAGAATCCTGCGTACCATGTGTTGTGCCAGTCTTGATGTGTTCCTGTGAGCGTTGACTCGAACTTTGGCATATATTGGATGCAGGAGTTCTCTCGAGGATGCTAGAAGTCACGCTAATGACTCGACAGCGACCTGGCAGTATCGTACTCAAAAAAAGTAGACAAGAAGGCCTACAGTTATGATTGAGTCCAGCTCTCAGGCGCGTATAAACATGATCATGAACATCCTGACCTGCTTGACCAACAATACATTGATCATCAAGGTGTCAAGTCAACGGGCCACGGAGTTCGAGATGATCCATGGCGCCCCATTCAATGAGCCTTTCATCGTCCCAAATAGCATATCCCCAATCCCAACAGCCACTGTACGGCGCATAAGAGTACATATCCTCAAAGACCTGAGGAAAGTCCCGCTCCGCGTCGAGCCACCGCTGCGTCCAGGCGATATTAGGCTGCTCGTGCGGAGGCAGCGTCTCCAAGTATGCTTTGAGACCACTGACATCGGTGCCGAAATCGAATCGATCGGCAGGGTACAGAAGAGGCAACGCTCCGTCATCCCCACTCGGTTCGGGCCAATATTCCACAAACGAATGGTTATGAATCACGATGTTGGCCAGAAGCAAGTCGCGGCGAGTTCTGAAATCCTGTTCACGAAGTATCTTCACAAGGAACGTTGGTACCATGTAGGCCAAAATTTCCCTATGGTCATCTTGGTGAATATGCATATGGTCAAGGTCCAATTTAAGGCGATTCAGAGGGGGCCGCTCTTCGGGAGGAAGAtcactgaagaagataacACCAGGAGCCGCATAAGCCGCAACGCTTTTTGATATTTCAAGGTATGGCTCTTCCCATCGCTGATAACAATGCCGCCAGAAACACATGAATTCTTCGACTTCCCATGGCGCTAGGGGCGCAAAGAATAGTCGCCATATTTCTCCATCCGTGAAAGTAGGTGTCTGGCTGCCCCACATCTCAAACCActcgttttcttcttcgacatcATCTGCACCCAGGGGAAGTTCAATATCCCCGAATATGTTGCCATAGATCTGCATCCGATAGAATGCTCGAAGAAACCGTCTTTGCTCTATTCTGGATAGGGTATGAGGTAGAATTTCattcttccatttctccaACTCGATCCACGCCGGGCGAGCTGCCGTTCTGCGGTAATCGTCGAGGAGAAAAGTGGCCTTTTCATGGAGATGCAGTAGTTGAATTGTCTCCTCGACATCAGCAGGTTCGTCTGGAaatggccatgatgataatCCCAGACGACGGATCTCTTCACTCCGCCGTCGGCTGTCCAACAAGGCAATGATCTTTGCACGGTTCGATGGCTTGACGGCGTATAAGCCTCTTGACCGAACGGCAGCTATTGCACCTGCGATGTCTACAAGCCCGTCGTAAGAGCTCTGTAGAAGCACATTGAGAAGTTCTTGTCTCACGAGCTGGTACGCTCGGTGATATGTTGGTGATGCAAATACAAGCGATCGAAGGGAATCCAGGTCGTCAATATTGAATAAGATAGAAATCTGCAATTCCACTGGTAAACCTTCGAACGCTGGCCGGTTCTGTTACTTTTGGTTAGATCATTCTTATTTTGTGTTTCCGACAGAGCTTTTCATCATGCGTCTTACTGAGCCTTCCATATTGACGCGGTGAAGTTTCCTTGAAGTCAAGTTCAAGTTTCAGGTAAGAACAAACATGAATGCTGCCGGAGCCTCGGAggggagaaaagaaagactACGTATTTTAGGCGCCTTATGTAATGCAGCAGGGATCCTCTTCCCTGAGCGCTTGCAGGTGCTTTTTCCATGCGTGCGGCGGTGCGTAACTCGATACTGGGCATTCCCTCATAAAGTCGGCGCTAGTTTGTCTCGGCTCTTCCCCTATCTTCCACTGGTTTGCTGTGCTGTTCCTTCTTTGCCTGTTGCACAGAGCCCGCCCATTTGACATGCTGGGACGTGTTCCAGTGGCTGGACGCTTCCATCAATATCCATTCTTGCCCTAGCCCGCCCTATCGGAAAAATAGACGGTTCGCACGACTCCATGAGAGTAGGATGGCTTCGTCGAAGACTGAATTTTGTTCCATGTAGTACGAGGAGCGGGATAGATGATTAGCAATCCACTACTAGCGTATAAAACAAGATTAGGAGATTGCCTCTAGATGAACATCATCTTACAGTGGAGGCTGCAGCAGGCGCATAAGATATCCTGTCCATTGTCTGTTAGTACAGCACCACATGAGATAGACACCTCCTGCACCAGGGATGCAATCCCTAAGCGCCAAATATCAAGTTATAGGCAAGACTCGTCTGTTATTATTGTAGGTCTTGTCGGAAGATGTTTTGCACCATCCTGAAAAGCGCCCGCTCAACCCAGGATATCGCAAGAGGGCTTGAAATAGATCTTGAGATAATGCGACGGCTTAAAGTCGAACTATATGCCAACGAGTATGCGTATACCTGGCCCTAGCAAAACAATATGCGTTTTATCCTTCCTATGCGCGCGCCAGGCACTTCGCCCGAAATTAAAGCGCTAATCTATATTGACAGCAGATCATGGCTTTCTGGATTCTAAAGTAGATGTCTTCAACGTGTAAGAATCCGCATGTCCACGAGCTGGATAGGCCGGTACGTTCTCAAGATCATCAAATAGCCTGCCCGACGTTCGTATAATCTCTAAAACCCTGAACCTGCTCTTGccatctctcctctcctttgcCTCGAATTCGTCACCTGCATTTCTTCGGCCCCTCGTTTTCATCTGTGTACATTAGGATTGTGCGATACAAAATGAGCCCGGGTTCACACACGCGAttggaagaaggagaggatcATCTCTGACAGAAGAGGCTCGGATGGAGAGCATGATGTCTCATATAATAGGTCTCACCACATTGAACGACCTGGACCGAGCTACTACGGTCCGAACTTTTCCAATGTCGAGAATAAACGctcagcatctttggcctaTGGGGATATCAGGCAGCCTCGAATGCCCGACCCCTATGTCAAGCGCCCAAATCCATATCCTGAAGAGGTGGAGAAGGACTATGACGAGTACAAGAAGTATCACGACCTAAATTCAGAGGCCAGACAAAAGTCGAAGAACAATCATCTTCTCTTAAGAACTTCAGAGAACAACCCCCGATATCGACAGATTATGGAAACAGTTCGTGACACTGCGCATGACAGCATGATCGCAGCTAATAAGTAAGTACCGGACACAATATCTAAATGATCATTGAGGCACTGACATACATCCGTCACTCTCCAGTGCTTCTGCTGCCCGAGCTGGGTTTGATCATAAATACCCATACGCCTACGAGAACCCGGGGGCCAAGCAGACGCATCAAAAGACAGCTATGGAGCTTTTGAACGGGGCGAGGAGGGCCCGGATCCATGAACAGAAAGCTTCCAGGGCATTGCCGGGAGAGAAATAGTTTACTTACTACGGCTGCTACGGCTTGATTCAGGCCAGCTCCACCTAGGCTGTAGACCCGTATGAGCGTCCTGCATAACTGGCCACTTTGGTACTATTCGTATGTTTATTGTTGTCTTTACTGCTATATATAGTCAGCGAGGTTGATATTTCGTTGGCTTTGGAATTTTATGTGTCagtcatcaaggagatctGTGCTTGGACCATTGTGTCTCTTATAGTTGGATTGATGCTCTATATGATCGGGTATGAAGGAAAAAATCAAGGTGGTGGACACTACAGTAGAGAGGACAGAATTTGGAGACGATACTGCAATTCCATCGACTGAATAATAATTGATGGAGCTAACAGTCATCAGAGTGTAGGCACTCTGGCGTCCATCAATTGGTATCGATGGTGTCAAGCTCATAGCACACATTCATCACACTTCAGAGACCTGTAGGAATTCTACGATGTGTATACGTCTCTCCTGAGACTGGGCTGATCCAGCGCTCCCCATTGAATCAGCCTTTCGTCACTCCATAAAGCCAACCCCCAGTCCCAACATTACGAAGGCTCGCCATAGCAGAACATATCCACAAACACATCTGGGTAGTCCAGCCATGCTCCCAGCCAGAGCGGAGCCCAGGCGACATTAGGCTGTTCATGCAGCGGCAGGGTGTTCAATAACTCCCTGAGTCCATTCAAGTCCGTGCCAAAGTGGAATTTATCTGCAGGGTAGAGAAGGGGCAACGCTCCTGGCGTTTTGGAATCTGGCCTTGGCCAATATTCGTGGAAGAAATGATGCCAACTTATGGCGTTGGCGAGGACTAGGTCTCGCCGAACCTGGGAGTTTCGTTCACGAAGCACTTTGACGAGAAATGACGGTCCCATGCAGGCTAGACTCTCTCTACAGTCGTCCTCTCCCCGTTTGAGATCGTCACATGTTATTGTTTATTTGCTTCAAGTTTTGTCGTTTCTAGTGTCACTGTTATTTACGGCTGTGTACGCTTGGCTCTGGTTTGTTCTTGGTTCACATATGTATGTCTATCGGAAGCGGATTACACATGGGCCATGTGTCTTGCTTGCTTAGGCCATGATCAAACAGGGTGTTAGTAGCAAGGAGAGAAGTTCCATCTGTGCCCACTCGAGGACCCAAGCGTGCTAGGTACTGATAGGAAAGAAAGTAGGTGTACTAGATGAATGACAATGCCTGTTCGGCGCAGACATCAGTGGAGCATGTAAGGATAATATCGGCACACATTGAGGAGACTTTCGTTTCAGCATTGAGCGAGTGAGAGGTTGGCGACATGCGCTGGAGCTTATGGGTCCCAGATGCAAAGGATACTTTTCACTTCTCCGCAGGGCGAGCAATTCTACtagagaaaaagagaaaaagaaacggATACTCTGGCCTGATGAAAATTATCCCTGCTTGAATTCGGGGTTTTCTCTATCCATTCCACTCGAATGCATTGCTAATAACATGGTATCAATATCCGAAACAATGATGGCAAACCCTTAACCGTAAACCCAGCCCAAATGGTATCGTAGACAATCAGTCTATaacagaaagaaagaagaagagaatgggACATGCAAACAGAATCTACGAAGAGAAATGAGGGGCGTTGATGAACAGGCCCATGAGCACACCACCAAGTGTACCAGCAATGGGAATGGTCATGATCCATGctagcagcagcagaccCACACGCTGGAAGTTGACGGCCTTGAGGGTACCGTTGCAGAGACCGACGCCGACGGTGGCGCCGGTGATGCACATCGAGGTCGAGACGGGGAGAGAGTACTGCGAGAAAACCAAGACGGTGATGGCGGCGCCCAATTCCATCGAGCAACCGCGGCTGGGGGAATGGTAGGTGATCTTGTTGCCCATGACTATGGCTCAGTTAGTTTATTGTCCTGCTCGTGGAGTACCGACGGTCACTTACCCTTCATGATGTTGTAGCCGTAAGTGATGAGACCGATGGAGATACATCCGGAGAGAACAGCAAGCTGCCAGACAGGGACCGGGGCCTTGGACGCAGCCGCATTACCCGTCTTCCAGGCCGAGTAGATCACGGCCCAGGGGCCGACCGAGTTACCGATATCGTTGGCGCCGTGAGCAAAGGAAGCAGTGCAAGCGGTCAGGACCTGCACGAACGAATACGTGTGCTCGACCTCGTTGGGGTACTTCTCGGCATGGGCGTATACACGCTGCATCCGTTCTCCCTCGGGAGTACCGTGGATACCGGACTGGGCAGCGTGGATGTCGTAGTGTAGACCATACAGCAGGCCGACAGAGATCATGGCGGGGATGCGCTTCAGGAGGATCTTCATGTTCTTCAGTTCGTAGATCTCGCCGGGGCCCATCGGGTTGTCGCGGAGGGTGCGCATCGCCCAGCCAAGGGGTCCGCGCTTCTTGAGGAGACGAGCGTTCAGGCGTTTGTTAGATTCCTCCATGAGTTCCTTGTAGGTGAGCTGCTTGGTCTCGTTGGTGACAAGGGTCTTCTCGTTGGGGGAGATGGCAGGCGAGGTGATGGGTTCGATCTCGGTCTTGGGGTTCTTGCTGTCAAACTCGGAGAGGGTCTGCTCGGAGGGAGCGGGGGAGGCCTGGGTAGCGTCCTCCTCGTGGTCCTCGTCCTGGACGACGGCGTAGTTGGGGACTTTGGCACGGTCGGCGCCCTGAGGAGCGGGACGCTTGAACAGCAGAGGACCGAGGATAAACATCCACCACTTGACGCCGTGATCCCGCTTGATCACACGGGCGTGGACAAAGGgaacgaagaagatggcggagaggatggcaacaccaccaccgcaaCCCATGGTCACAGAGGCAATATACCAGCTGGGCTTCTTGCTCAGACCGAGACTAGGCGAACCCTTGTAGACAATGGACAGGGTACAGACCgtggcggcgaggaggaaccAGAAGGGAGAGCTGTAGACAGCCCACGGCACGGGGTTCTTGCGCATGTGGACGATGAGCTTGATCAGCATGAAGATACTGGCACCGAAAccggccgagatggcgggAGCCATACCCAGGCCGGCGAAGATAGCTCCCAGTCCCTTTCCGTGGTTCCATCCCCATTGTACCTTGGAAGCACCGACGGTTGCAACACCGACACCAGCAACGGCAGAGATGAGGGAGTAGGTCGACGAGACATGGGCCGAGTGCTTGGTGCACCACATAACCCAGGAGGAAGCAGCGGCGAGGGCACAGGTAAAAGCAAGCATCTGCACACCGGCATCACCGCGGAAGGCCGAGTTGGGGATGATACCGTTCTTGATGGTGTCAGCCGTCCGAGCACCGACTGTGATGGCACCGAGCATCTCGAAGACGGTGCCGAAGATCATGGCTTGTCGGTAGGTAACCGATCTGGAAGAAACACTGGTAGCCCAGGAGTTGGCCACATCATCTTTAGACAGGCAATGTCAGCAAATCATCTCTCAAAGCGCGGTCAAAGAGATATTGACATACTTGCACCATTGTTGTAGGCATCCAGCATGGCAAACAGAGTGCCAATGGCAAAGATGTAGTCATACTGGCTGAGCACCATCTCGACTGCGaatgtgtgtgtgtgtgtgtgtgtgtgtgtgtgaaAGGTGAGATAAGTGTTTGAGGGCTTGATGTGCAATTGACTCAGACAGCGAGCGAGCCACGGGGCTTTTATGCTGCTACGCATTGCATGGCTACCTCACGCGACATTTGCTTCCAACGCCGGGAACCATGCTTGCGACACCCGCTATTGTAGCTGCAGGTGCGTTCGCATAGATCATGGCAGGGAAATCATGCCCAGTTCGTGCACTCGACATGACACGTTCCTCCGCACCTCTATCTGATTCGCACTTCGGGGAAAATTGGGCTTACCACAAGCGTCTTGGCATTGCTCTCATCTCAGGGGGGCGTCGAGTTCGAGATTTGACGACACACCCGTGGTTGGCAAGACAAAATCCCTCCATTGGCTTTCAGAAGGCAACCAGCCAAGGCACGCTTCGCCTATCTTCGCCTGCTTGTCTCGGGGCGAAGCAAGAACGAAGCAAGATTGGAAGATTGACCATGTTCTTGGCAGTCCATCCATACCCAGGCGGGAGCGGGTCGAGGGAGACAATGCAAGACGTGGATTGGCTGGCTGGTGCTCTGAAGGGGGTCTCGAGTGGCCTTGGCAATCCTTGGCGTGGTTTACCCCATCGACCTATCAAATGCAGCGACTCCTCCACGTGTGCTCGCAGATCAACATGACAGATATGGCCGAGAGCATCGAAGCCTTCGGGAAACTGCAAAATATCTACCATGGCGCGTCTGGCGCTGCAGGAAGACACttactgctgctgcatttTTTCCCCGTGGTGGCAAGTACACGTGCTCAATTGCCCCTGTCAGTGGGTTTGCCTGGATCACTTTCCAGAGCCAGGATACACCATCATCAAGGTCTGCATATTACTGAAAATCCCTCTGCCTCTGGCTCCTTCGAACCAGGCAACCAGAAAGAGCAGCGTGATCCATGACTGGGTCGGTGTGGGCGAATGTACCTGGATGTGGATCTGTGCATTTGTATGTTCCTGCAGTTCTCGTCGTTGCTCCAACCTCCAACTGACTTCCCTCAGTCAGTGTAATGTGGTCAACCCTCGTATTGGGAGTAGTCAGCTGAGGGTGGAATAGGTGATCGGGCAACCCTGCAACACTGGTAGCGTTACACTCGCACGCCGCTGGTGCTAGTCGTTGTGCCTGATGGTGTCGGCTAAGGTAACTCCGTAGTGAATACTGTTTCAGATTGTTGCCCTGCATTAGGTTTGGACTCGGTCGGATGCGATCGAATGACAGGCGAGTACGTAGCCACGCTGAGGCGATTGCGTGGTGGTTCACCCACGTAGCTTCATGTATCTGATCCCGTTCCTTCACCACATCCTTCGATCTCGCCCCGATTTGGCCATACCCCTAATTGAACATTCCTTCACTGTCACTCAACTACGCTAGAAATGGTTGTCAGGCGCATTGGGCAGGTGGCGACATGGTTGACCCCTTTGCTATCAAGATGCTATGAATAATCTTGACTATGCGTACCTCAGAACGTAGGCTAGTGCCTGTGTCTCCATTCATAAACTGTCTAATAAACGTCGTCAGTCATGTCAAACAATGCCTGTCCTTATTGAATGGTTGTTGGCATCTTCTAACCAATCCTGCTTGGTCTCAGTGAAACCTAGTCAAATACAACAAATCCTTGAAGGCTCTCGGAACAGCGCTGATTCCCTCAACTGTTCAAGTCTTGGAACGGTCCTGTATTTGACAGAGAATCCTCTGAGGCTATGATCAACGGCTTGCGGGCCCCGAAAGACTCAGGTGCTATGTGATATGCAACAGAACGTCCTACGGGCAAGGTAGAGCCTATATGATATAGGCACATAACGAACCATAAGCACTACTGCATGCTGATCGACAATAGCGTCTGAATCAATCCATACGTCATTCAAGTATCTGATTTCAGTCCTTGCAGGAAATTCGCTCGTAATCTGCATATCATTTGGCCAATGCCTTAGCCAATCGGAATATATGAAGCTATTCGAATACTATACACAGTATAGCATGTCCTGCCCAGCGGGAAGTCACTGGCTGAAATAAATAACCTTCAGCTGGTGGCTCCTGGATTATTCACCGTGATTATTACATTCTTCATTCTACCAAGCGTTTCATCATATATTCTCTGCCTTACATGTCCCGGCTGTCCATTGCTCATTGCATTCCTCTGGAGAGATACTTCGGTATCAGGTGATACAATTCAATACGGTATCGAAATACACGCTGAAACATCAAAGTAAACCCTGATCTGATTCCAACCATTTGATTGGCTCTCGGAATTAAGCTTGCAACTAGCGCGTAAGCAGGATGCATTAGTGTCTTCTGTTGGCATCGGAGATCTTCCATTCTGCACTCCTGAGCTCACTACTTGATCCGCAACAGCAATAGACCAAATGACTACGCGGAGCAGAAAACGACATCATAGATCATACAGTTCATTACAAGTACTACCGACAGGTTGACAGAACTAAATGCTACAGATATCGAAAAATCAGCTTCTCCCCCCGTTTCCGCCGCCAGTTATTCGTCGACTCCAGCAAGCCAGGACACCCCCTAACCACCCACGGCCACTTCTTCAGAAACCTCTCTGTGACCTCCCAGTTTTTCGGATCCGTGGGGTCCCCCCACACCAGCATACAGCAGGCGTCCATCCCCGAGTCCCAGAACCCCATGATATCAACGCACAGTTGGCAGTCGTCGAAATTGTCTTCCCCCGTCGTGAGCAGGTTATCTCTGATTTTCGGGATGGGGAAGAAATCCAGCCAGGGGTGATGCGGGATTGTCTTCTGGAGGCGCGTTGGTCGGAGACTGGGCGGGAGTTTCTGCTCGTCGATGTAGCCTGGGCCCATGGTTACGAAGGGGGAGAGAGCGTCGTCGTGCATCCAGTCGTCGGTGTGTGACATTCCTAGTAGCGACATGATGCTGGCGAAGGCGCGAAAGACGTTGACTTTGCTGAGGGTTAAGAGGTGGTCGGAGGTTGGGAAACCGAGCACGTAGCTTTCGTAGGCGGTGCGAACGAATGTGTCGAGGTATTGGCGGACTTGACTGGAGTTCAGACATAGTGAGGAGTTTTGGTTGGCGACTAGCGAAGTTTCATTATTTGGGCTTGTGCTCGAGATGGAGgttgcggacgaggagggtGGTGTCTGGGTGGTGGGGAGGGAATAATCCGAGCTGGAAGGGCTTGTTTGTGCTCGTCGCTGAGCTTGCTTTCGTCTCCCTACGTTCCGTTAGTCTAACGCCGTCCTTTGAAATGAGAAGGGATGGCTTGACTTACGATAAGCTCTTTGATTGATGCGATTCTGTCTCCTCCGCCGTTCAACAGGATCAGTCAATCCGGACCAATCATCATCAGGCTTTGCGATGTCGCCGGACAGGTGAGCTGCACGCGATGACACGGACCGGGAGGAAATAGTCGGCATGATTAGCTTACTCGGTAGATAATCGAAGCGTAAGCGTTGAGTTGAGAAGAGCAAGGGAAGAGATCCCGGGCGGGGGTACAGTCTTTACATCTTGCTGATGCTGTGGCTGAGTGGATCCGGAGTCCGGAGTTAAGACAGGTCTGGAGCCGACCGTTCGTTTTATCAACAGACTGCGTGTATTGTAAGGTACTTTAATAATACAATACCTTACCATGTCCATGATCACCGTAAGGGTCAACAAACAAAGTGTTCCGATCCAACAAGTCTACAGTTAGGGATTCATAGAATACAAGGGGATTATCTGAATTGCTTGATTATTGATTTGCTCTGCTTTTATATTGCAAGCGTAAATAATGGAGGTTGTTTGATTAACATAGCCGCAGTTGCCAGAATAAGAACAACCGTGATGAATCACTGAGAGAATCGTTCACAAAGTTCGCTTTGGTAAGGGTATAATTCCCGAGTGTTCCCCTCAATATGTAAGAGAGGCATGGACAGGAACAATAGGGCTGTCCGTACTCTTGGGACATCGAGTTGTCTCAATAATATATCCTAGTCCTCTTCTGGTAGGACAGCAGACAGCAGAGTAAACTCAAGCAACTATACTTCACCCAAATACATAGTAGGAGATCATTGACGACTGAAAGGGAGATGAGTTCCTTTATGGTCAGAAGAATACCTGTCTTGGAGAATAATACAACAAAGGGTCTGCCCAGTCAAGTAAATGCAATTGAACTCAGAATGTGCCTGTTATTGGTAGGCTCATCTTCGTTAAGAGTTATCTGCCACCAACCTGCACCATCTCTTTTGAAGCCCTAtctttcttgttcttcggCGCAAATGAATTTGCCGCCAGTCCTTCCCATTTCTCGCGCCAAGGTCCAATCCCCGAGTGCGGACCAACAAAACAAAGCGCTTGTTAATATCCAGTTGCTTCAGACTCGTACCGAGCGTAGAAGCCAGAATAGGGGCAAGGTCATGAGCACGGCAAACTCGAAAATCACCCTGTAGACCCGCGTCTTGTTGCGTCGTTTGAGCGGGGAATGTGCTTCTGTTTTGGAGGTCGGCAAAGGAAGGTAGGTTTGCTGTATTATTACTCTGAGCAGCAGAGCTCTCTGATGAGTGAGAGGTGGCCCTGTTGATATGTGGAATTTGTTTGTGAGGAGAGTTGAAGACTTAGTGTGTTGTAGTTGACGTAGGCAGGGACAGTACTGTTCCACAGTATGCTTATGTCGCAATAGTGGTACTGCAAGGTCCATACATCCAACATCAGTTGTTCAACAATGTCCTTTGTCATAGACAAATCATGGCACAGACAACATcataagaaaaaaaaggatatCATCACGTAGACCGCTGAAACATGTGCATTCATTATGCCCCTTGGCCACAAAGTAGCTGCGACGCCACTTCGATATGCGCAAACCGCTCCCCGATTAGATGTAACTTCTCAATCAGAATCTTCTTGGAGACCTGCTGCAAATTCCTGAATGAGAAGATGACGTCCTTTAGAAATAAAATATCATCAATACGACTGGTCGTTTCCTCGAGCGTCACCTGTGGCCCATGCAGTACCACATCGGCAATGGTGTTGATAATCTCCAATAACTTGCTCAAGATAGACGAGCCGTGGATCTGGATCGTATTTTGTGAGATCTTAGTGAGGAACTGGCGTAGTTGGCTGGATAATCGGAGCGGCATCTCGAGCGACAGCGATGGACAGGAAGCATGAGATGACAGCAGGCAGTTCGACATGGCCATCTGCCAGAGGAGGGTCCGCATCCACTGGCGCGTCACGACCAGATCCGCCTGCTGCAGATCCGACAGCATCGAAACCTCTAATTCCCATAGCTCGTCGTCGAGCTCCCGATGTTTTTGCTCGACCCATGCAACCGTCACCTGGCTCCGATCGCCAATCCAGAGGCTGATAAAGGTCGGCTCGAGCAGGAGGAATGTCTTGATCACCTGGACCCAGCCATGGGAGACACTAGGATCGAGACTGGGATCATCTTCGGGGAACTGCGCGTATGGAGACAGAGTTGCGGGCGAAAAGTGAAAGATTGACATGAACCGTTCATGGATGAAGCATAACCAATAAAGTCGCTGCCGCCGCGAGCGTTCGGTCAGGTCAAGGCTGGCCATGACGGCTTTGTCTTCAATCCGGAGGAGATGCACCATGCTGATGGCTTCTCGCAGGTA containing:
- the phoE gene encoding inorganic phosphate transporter is translated as MRSSIKAPWLARCLSQLHIKPSNTYLTFHTHTHTHTHTFAVEMVLSQYDYIFAIGTLFAMLDAYNNGANDVANSWATSVSSRSVTYRQAMIFGTVFEMLGAITVGARTADTIKNGIIPNSAFRGDAGVQMLAFTCALAAASSWVMWCTKHSAHVSSTYSLISAVAGVGVATVGASKVQWGWNHGKGLGAIFAGLGMAPAISAGFGASIFMLIKLIVHMRKNPVPWAVYSSPFWFLLAATVCTLSIVYKGSPSLGLSKKPSWYIASVTMGCGGGVAILSAIFFVPFVHARVIKRDHGVKWWMFILGPLLFKRPAPQGADRAKVPNYAVVQDEDHEEDATQASPAPSEQTLSEFDSKNPKTEIEPITSPAISPNEKTLVTNETKQLTYKELMEESNKRLNARLLKKRGPLGWAMRTLRDNPMGPGEIYELKNMKILLKRIPAMISVGLLYGLHYDIHAAQSGIHGTPEGERMQRVYAHAEKYPNEVEHTYSFVQVLTACTASFAHGANDIGNSVGPWAVIYSAWKTGNAAASKAPVPVWQLAVLSGCISIGLITYGYNIMKVMGNKITYHSPSRGCSMELGAAITVLVFSQYSLPVSTSMCITGATVGVGLCNGTLKAVNFQRVGLLLLAWIMTIPIAGTLGGVLMGLFINAPHFSS
- a CDS encoding DUF3425 domain-containing protein — encoded protein: MPTISSRSVSSRAAHLSGDIAKPDDDWSGLTDPVERRRRQNRINQRAYRRRKQAQRRAQTSPSSSDYSLPTTQTPPSSSATSISSTSPNNETSLVANQNSSLCLNSSQVRQYLDTFVRTAYESYVLGFPTSDHLLTLSKVNVFRAFASIMSLLGMSHTDDWMHDDALSPFVTMGPGYIDEQKLPPSLRPTRLQKTIPHHPWLDFFPIPKIRDNLLTTGEDNFDDCQLCVDIMGFWDSGMDACCMLVWGDPTDPKNWEVTERFLKKWPWVVRGCPGLLESTNNWRRKRGEKLIFRYL
- a CDS encoding Zn(II)2Cys6 transcription factor, with amino-acid sequence MDATQLKKPQVSRACDPCRRRKVRCNGQHRCQQCEHLDLLCTYSDNQRARSRKNALRRGTVISEYKIPFARELKSEHISTSVLVPPSSLPDLKSVALSTSYLYSLIPKYMAYVYPFNPIMTDKEIRESIGKMATDRDHAAFVYAFTGVTIDLTQSNAATSHVSEQINELAGRAIQLRTPLLPGFRPSILRAVTSVYIQMCYMSLGQYDLGFFYLREAISMVHLLRIEDKAVMASLDLTERSRRQRLYWLCFIHERFMSIFHFSPATLSPYAQFPEDDPSLDPSVSHGWVQVIKTFLLLEPTFISLWIGDRSQVTVAWVEQKHRELDDELWELEVSMLSDLQQADLVVTRQWMRTLLWQMAMSNCLLSSHASCPSLSLEMPLRLSSQLRQFLTKISQNTIQIHGSSILSKLLEIINTIADVVLHGPQVTLEETTSRIDDILFLKDVIFSFRNLQQVSKKILIEKLHLIGERFAHIEVASQLLCGQGA